AAAGCGAACACCGAGAGGCTGATCGCCTCTGTCAGCCGAATGACCCAGCCGAAGGAGTACGGGTCGGGTCCAGGATCAACAGCCGCGGCCTGCGGGGACAACAACCACCTGGTCCAGCAGCTCACCGCCAGCCCTACCAGCGCCAGACCCAACGCAGCCCACAACCACACCTTGCCGGACGGCCGTACCCGGGTGGCGGTCTCCGCGGCCGTGCGGTGGGTGGGCACGACCACGTCGACGCCGGCGTCCATCGTTGGAACATAGCACATGGAACAATGTTCGTATCTCGTTCCACATGTCGTATATTGACCGCGATGAGTAACCCAATCGCGCCAAGCGCCGAGCAGGCGAATCTGTTGCACATGGTCAGCTCCCCGACCACTTTCTTTTCGACGGGTAATGTCGCCGAGGCGGCCCCCGGCGTCCACACGCCGCTGGGCTGGAGCATCTGGGGCGGTCTGACCGAACAGGTGCTTTCGCAAGTCGTTGTCGCCCTTGGCGCGTGGCCCCGCCCACCCGATGTGTCTGACGTCAACCGGCGGTTCGGCTGCATCTTCTACGGCCGATATGCGGCCAATGTCAACACATTTCGCGCCTTTGGCGATCGGATGCCCGGCACCTCCGGCGATGCGGTGGAGATCCAGTTCTTTGGCGCCAAGATGTCGCAAGAGATCGATCATCCAGTGCCCCAACGCTATCCGGTGGTGGTGGCGAAGATGCCCTGGAACCTGGCCCGGACGCCGCGCCAGGTCGCCGCTTACCGGGCCGACAATTACGCGTGGTGGACGGCCAACGTTTGTGACCGCCCCCCCGCCGGAGTGACCGAAGGCCTTGCGGTGCTTTCCGAAGGCAGCCGGCGCTACGTCCCGGTGATGCGTGCCCATTGCATCGTCACGCTGCTGGCCCAGGCCTGCTACGACCAGCTCGCCAAGCTGTGCACCGCGGCAGGAATGGACGGGCGCGAAAGGGCTCTGGTGAGTGGGTACGGCGGCATGGAGGAGTCGGCCGTCATCGCCGACGTGCGCGAGCTGGCCGGCGGGCAGCTTGGCGAGCACGAGTTTGTGCGCCGCCACGGCTACCATGGCCGCGGCGAGGGCGACGTGTCGAGCCACTCCTGGCGCGAGGACCTCGCGCCGATCCGGGCGTTAGCGGAGTCTTACCGCAAGTCCGGCGCCGATCCTTTGGCCAACGCGGCGTCCACCCGGACATCACGGCAAGCAGCCGAACGCGAACTGCGGGTACGCGTCCCGTGGTCGCGCCGGCCGCTTCTGGCGCCGACGCTGGCATTGACACGACGGTTCGTACTCGCGCGCGAGGTTGGCAAAGCCGGGTTCCTGTTGGCCATGGACGGGATGCGCGCAGGTGCCCGAGCTATCGGCGCGTCGTTAGCCGAGGAAGGCGTGCTCGATGATGCCGAGAACGTGTTCTTTCTGACCCTCGACGAACTGCTCACCGACCCTCGCGTTCAACGCGGCGATGTGATCGCAGAGCGTCGCAAGCTCTACGACCGTTACCGAAGCTTGGATCTGCCGCCGACCTGGCAGGGCAACCCCACACCGCTGCCGTTGGATCGCCACGACCAGTCGACTGAACGCGTTGACATCGTCTCGGGCATGGGTGTGAGCCCCGGGACAGCCGAAGGCACGGTGCGGGTCGTCCACGACGCGGGCGACGACCAGGCCGATGAATTCGAACCCGGCGACATCCTGGTGTGCCGCATCACCGACCCGTCCTGGGCTCCGCTGCTCTCGGTGGCCGCGGCGGTGGTCATCGACATCGGCGGATCGCTATCACACGGTGCGATCGTCGCCCGCGAACTCGGAATCCCCTGTGTCATCAACACGGTGGACGGCAGCCGGCGGTTGCGCACCGGTGACCGAGTGATGGTCGATGGCGAGGCGGGCACCGTCCGAGTGCGCCGACTATAGGCTAAACCCTAAGTCCCCGTCTGGAATTCGGTGCCCTGACGCTCGCCGGACAGGTTCCGCAACATCACGAAAGTCATCGCGACGACCCAGACGAAGAAGAGTGCAACCGGGAGGTAGAGAGCGAACAGACCGTTGTACGCGAACGGTCCCGTCTTGAAGAAAGCGATTAACGCGCCCGCCGAGATTTGCACCGCGAGCCAGAGGCATAAATACCCGGACCACCGCGGAAACGGCGCCTGTTCCGGCTCCTTGAACGCCGCGAGCGCGATCGCGACAAACCACACCGTGAACGGCGGCCATGTGAAGATGAAGAGAAAGTACGCGAGATCGTTGCTATACCGCACAATCTCGGGAGGATAGTCGCTGGGACGAAACGCGGTGAGCGCCCAGACCGTGCATGCCAGTACGACAAAGACACTGGCGACCGCGACGGACGCGACCTGGATGTAGGTGAGAAAGGGGCGCGCACCTTCCGCCGGCCGCGTCTGCGCGGCGAGTGCGCCACCGAACGGTGCGATGAGGGAGAGGCCGATCGCGGAGATGATCGCGCCGATCCGCACGCTCGTGGTGTGTTCAGCGTACTTTGCCGCCACCGCAGCCGCGGTACTCGACGGGTCCATGAATGGTGGAATGAAGCGCCCGACCA
The DNA window shown above is from Mycobacterium sp. Aquia_216 and carries:
- a CDS encoding PEP-utilizing enzyme encodes the protein MSNPIAPSAEQANLLHMVSSPTTFFSTGNVAEAAPGVHTPLGWSIWGGLTEQVLSQVVVALGAWPRPPDVSDVNRRFGCIFYGRYAANVNTFRAFGDRMPGTSGDAVEIQFFGAKMSQEIDHPVPQRYPVVVAKMPWNLARTPRQVAAYRADNYAWWTANVCDRPPAGVTEGLAVLSEGSRRYVPVMRAHCIVTLLAQACYDQLAKLCTAAGMDGRERALVSGYGGMEESAVIADVRELAGGQLGEHEFVRRHGYHGRGEGDVSSHSWREDLAPIRALAESYRKSGADPLANAASTRTSRQAAERELRVRVPWSRRPLLAPTLALTRRFVLAREVGKAGFLLAMDGMRAGARAIGASLAEEGVLDDAENVFFLTLDELLTDPRVQRGDVIAERRKLYDRYRSLDLPPTWQGNPTPLPLDRHDQSTERVDIVSGMGVSPGTAEGTVRVVHDAGDDQADEFEPGDILVCRITDPSWAPLLSVAAAVVIDIGGSLSHGAIVARELGIPCVINTVDGSRRLRTGDRVMVDGEAGTVRVRRL